One stretch of Manis pentadactyla isolate mManPen7 chromosome 10, mManPen7.hap1, whole genome shotgun sequence DNA includes these proteins:
- the ATXN7L3B gene encoding ataxin-7-like protein 3B yields MEEISLANLDTNKLEAIAQEIYVDLIEDSCLGFCFEVHRAVKCGYFYLEFAETGSVKDFGIQPVEDKGACRLPLCSRPGESGNGPDQQLQRSPPEFQ; encoded by the coding sequence ATGGAGGAGATTTCGCTGGCTAACCTGGATACTAACAAGCTAGAGGCCATCGCTCAGGAGATATACGTAGACCTGATAGAGGATTCTTGTTTGGGCTTCTGCTTTGAGGTGCACCGGGCAGTCAAGTGCGGCTACTTCTACCTGGAGTTCGCAGAGACTGGGAGCGTGAAGGATTTTGGCATACAGCCGGTGGAAGATAAAGGAGCGTGCCGTCTCCCGCTTTGCTCCCGCCCTGGAGAGTCTGGGAACGGGCCTGATCAACAGCTGCAACGCTCACCTCCGGAATTCCAGTAG